The following proteins are encoded in a genomic region of Enterocloster clostridioformis:
- a CDS encoding acetylxylan esterase gives MPAKDMPLQQLKQYTGSTPRPKDFWEFWEKRAREAWVLPLEYELKEAEIPHTPYTQYYDIWLKGMAGARLHIKYVKPVRKRRVPVVLQFHGYPGSSRGWFEQSSFAGLGMAVLAMDCPGQGGISEDLGGRQGTTAADHIIMGVDGPPEKLYYVEVFQDTCLMVRLALALEGLDTEQIYVNGASQGAGLGLVCTALNAAYIKRCAALYPFLSDYRRAWEMDRDVIVYNGLAYHTRWFDPMGEHLDEFFTKLGYIDVQNFVERITCPVLCGTGLMDDVCPPSTQFAVFSKITARKKHLIFYEYGHEEIAAFDNKIINFFGNKEDGVCLEQI, from the coding sequence ATGCCGGCAAAAGATATGCCTTTACAGCAATTAAAACAGTATACTGGAAGTACTCCCAGGCCGAAGGATTTTTGGGAATTTTGGGAGAAAAGAGCGAGGGAGGCCTGGGTTCTGCCATTGGAATATGAACTGAAGGAAGCGGAAATTCCCCACACCCCGTATACTCAGTATTATGACATATGGTTAAAGGGAATGGCAGGGGCCAGGCTCCATATTAAATATGTAAAGCCTGTTAGAAAAAGAAGGGTGCCTGTGGTTCTGCAGTTTCATGGATATCCAGGATCTTCCAGGGGGTGGTTTGAACAATCCAGCTTTGCCGGTTTAGGGATGGCCGTTCTGGCTATGGACTGTCCGGGGCAAGGAGGCATCAGTGAGGATCTCGGCGGACGGCAGGGAACTACTGCCGCAGATCATATTATCATGGGGGTGGATGGGCCGCCGGAGAAGCTTTATTATGTGGAGGTCTTTCAGGACACCTGCCTGATGGTACGTTTGGCTTTAGCATTAGAGGGATTGGATACAGAGCAAATTTATGTAAATGGAGCCAGTCAGGGGGCTGGCCTAGGATTGGTATGCACAGCATTAAATGCGGCTTATATAAAGCGCTGTGCGGCTCTTTACCCATTTCTTTCTGATTATCGCAGAGCATGGGAGATGGATAGAGATGTTATCGTTTATAATGGCCTGGCTTACCATACCCGTTGGTTTGATCCGATGGGAGAACACCTGGATGAATTTTTCACTAAATTGGGATACATTGATGTGCAGAATTTTGTAGAACGAATTACCTGTCCGGTTTTATGCGGAACCGGCCTTATGGATGATGTATGTCCGCCATCTACCCAGTTTGCCGTATTTTCCAAGATCACTGCCCGGAAAAAGCATTTGATTTTCTATGAATATGGTCATGAGGAAATTGCTGCGTTTGATAATAAGATTATTAACTTTTTTGGTAATAAGGAGGATGGGGTATGCCTGGAACAGATTTAA
- a CDS encoding FAD-dependent oxidoreductase produces MRCFRRIYVDVLVVGSGLAGLTAAISAAEEGVRVAIISRGGLCSGSSFYPGTWGLGLVAPEDEKDVPDLEETILRIGEGMANPALVHTFTGQIRESLEYLEHLGVPLREAKANKEREFIPCFDHKNRLWKGIEKPGSSQMMSKRLRELKVACLEHMTIVRLLKEGERVCGALAVKRKDEGLSLVEILSPAVILATGGMGGLFTHRLTTDDVTGIGQYLALESGAKLFNLEFMQMMLGHVHPAPKTIYNEKMFRFSRFYGADKELFSEWEGEEREKQLELRSGYGPFTTRLSSKKVDLEIYKESQRRREGIRVVYQEEVKRHQPEFIKTYFDWLKEEKNLTMDDPVWLSIYAHASNGGIAIDEEAFTGVEGLYACGEVTGGMHGADRLGGLSSANGLVFGRIAGKAAARSERGKKEGKAAYAYQPLYVILEAKKYLNTIQKLNQQHAMLIRSEKGSKNVLQELSKLQSQMERNKIPLEKTDCSMEELLRSVDLEAAFELTLALHQAILLRRESRGPHYREDCPKRENGLNIPIYSWKQNQEIVTHLQMSKFT; encoded by the coding sequence ATGCGCTGTTTCAGAAGAATCTATGTAGATGTATTAGTAGTTGGTTCTGGCTTAGCTGGTTTGACAGCAGCTATTTCTGCGGCTGAAGAGGGTGTGAGGGTAGCCATTATCAGCAGAGGGGGCCTTTGCTCTGGTTCCAGCTTCTATCCTGGAACTTGGGGATTAGGCTTGGTAGCTCCAGAGGATGAAAAGGATGTGCCGGATCTGGAAGAAACAATTTTAAGAATTGGAGAAGGAATGGCTAATCCGGCTCTGGTTCACACCTTCACAGGACAAATAAGGGAAAGTCTGGAATACTTAGAGCATTTGGGAGTTCCCTTAAGAGAGGCAAAGGCAAATAAAGAGAGGGAATTTATACCGTGCTTTGATCATAAAAACAGGCTTTGGAAGGGAATTGAAAAGCCTGGAAGCTCTCAAATGATGTCGAAGCGGTTGCGTGAATTAAAAGTCGCCTGTCTTGAACATATGACAATCGTAAGGCTATTAAAAGAAGGAGAGCGTGTTTGCGGGGCTCTGGCCGTCAAGAGAAAAGATGAGGGGCTTAGCCTTGTGGAAATACTAAGTCCAGCAGTGATTTTAGCTACCGGAGGAATGGGAGGACTGTTTACACACCGTTTGACTACAGATGATGTGACAGGAATTGGTCAATACCTGGCTTTAGAGTCAGGAGCTAAATTGTTTAATCTGGAATTTATGCAGATGATGCTGGGGCATGTACACCCTGCCCCCAAGACCATCTATAATGAAAAGATGTTCCGATTCAGCCGTTTTTATGGAGCAGATAAGGAATTATTTTCGGAATGGGAAGGGGAAGAAAGGGAGAAGCAGTTAGAATTAAGATCCGGGTATGGGCCCTTTACTACACGCCTTTCGTCTAAAAAGGTGGATCTGGAAATTTATAAGGAAAGCCAAAGGAGAAGAGAGGGAATTCGCGTTGTTTATCAAGAGGAGGTAAAGCGGCATCAGCCTGAGTTTATAAAAACATATTTTGACTGGTTAAAGGAAGAAAAAAATTTGACCATGGATGATCCGGTATGGTTAAGCATATATGCTCATGCTTCTAACGGTGGGATTGCTATTGATGAAGAGGCATTTACGGGAGTAGAAGGTCTGTATGCCTGTGGTGAAGTAACCGGAGGCATGCATGGGGCAGATAGGCTGGGAGGTCTGTCTTCGGCCAATGGGTTGGTCTTTGGACGTATTGCTGGTAAGGCGGCAGCTCGGTCTGAGAGAGGGAAGAAAGAAGGAAAGGCAGCATATGCTTATCAGCCGCTTTATGTCATTTTGGAAGCTAAGAAATATCTGAATACGATACAAAAATTGAATCAACAGCATGCCATGCTCATAAGGAGCGAAAAAGGAAGTAAGAATGTTTTACAGGAACTATCAAAGCTCCAAAGTCAAATGGAACGGAATAAAATCCCCCTAGAAAAGACAGATTGTTCCATGGAGGAGCTGCTTAGAAGCGTAGATTTGGAGGCGGCTTTCGAGCTTACCCTTGCGCTGCATCAGGCGATTTTGCTTCGCAGGGAAAGTAGGGGGCCTCATTATCGAGAGGATTGTCCGAAACGGGAGAATGGTTTAAACATACCAATCTATTCATGGAAACAGAATCAAGAGATAGTAACACATCTTCAAATGAGCAAATTTACGTAG
- a CDS encoding ABC transporter ATP-binding protein, whose protein sequence is MPDKKEKQPLLTIRGLKTFFPVKSGFLGRAESYVQAVNDIDLTIYRGETLGLVGESGCGKTTLGKTILQLYKPTAGEMIYEFEDGSRNLAELKKDEMDMARRKIQIVFQDPQSSLNPSFTIYQSLSDPLKKFGVKTKAERRKVIGDLLEAVNMRREYMDRYPHEFSGGQRQRIGIARALCINPELVICDEAVSALDVSIQAQVLQLLKELKEKHNLTYIFITHDLSVVEYISDRIAVMYLGRIVELADADELYQHSIHPYTQALLSAIPVADINHKKERIVLKGDVPSPMNPPSGCHFHGRCRMCQEICTTEKPKLQKYIIEGKEHFVACHFAKENMEACAVSEESM, encoded by the coding sequence ATGCCAGATAAGAAAGAAAAACAGCCTTTATTAACGATTAGAGGATTAAAAACCTTCTTTCCTGTAAAAAGTGGATTTCTGGGTAGGGCAGAGTCTTACGTGCAGGCTGTAAACGATATCGATCTTACCATTTACAGAGGAGAGACCCTGGGATTAGTAGGAGAATCCGGCTGCGGAAAAACTACTCTGGGAAAAACAATTTTACAGCTATACAAGCCTACGGCAGGTGAAATGATATATGAATTTGAGGATGGTTCCCGCAATCTTGCAGAACTGAAAAAGGATGAAATGGATATGGCCAGAAGAAAGATTCAAATTGTCTTTCAGGATCCTCAGTCCTCCCTGAATCCCTCTTTTACCATTTATCAATCCTTGTCAGATCCGTTAAAAAAGTTTGGGGTCAAAACCAAAGCAGAACGCAGAAAGGTGATCGGGGATTTATTAGAAGCAGTTAATATGCGCAGAGAGTATATGGATCGTTATCCTCATGAGTTTTCAGGGGGTCAGAGACAGCGTATAGGAATAGCAAGAGCTTTATGCATCAACCCGGAGCTTGTGATTTGCGATGAAGCCGTATCGGCCCTTGACGTATCAATTCAGGCGCAGGTTCTCCAGCTCTTAAAAGAATTAAAGGAGAAGCATAACCTAACGTATATCTTTATTACCCATGATTTAAGTGTAGTAGAGTATATAAGCGATAGAATCGCAGTTATGTATTTGGGCAGAATTGTAGAGCTTGCAGATGCAGATGAATTATATCAGCATAGTATTCACCCTTATACACAGGCTCTGCTATCTGCTATACCAGTCGCAGACATTAATCATAAAAAGGAAAGAATCGTATTAAAGGGTGATGTTCCGTCTCCAATGAATCCGCCCAGTGGCTGCCATTTCCATGGACGCTGCCGTATGTGCCAGGAAATATGCACAACAGAAAAGCCTAAGCTTCAGAAATATATTATTGAAGGAAAGGAACATTTTGTAGCGTGTCATTTTGCAAAGGAGAATATGGAAGCATGCGCTGTTTCAGAAGAATCTATGTAG
- a CDS encoding ABC transporter ATP-binding protein, whose product MKKEQDVIISVNNLKTYFYTNQRCNKAINGVSMEIKRGKTLCIVGESGCGKSVTATSIMQLLPKLSRIEEGEIIYHSEDGRGDIHIESLERNGKQMRSLRGHDIAMIFQDPMTALNPVYTIGWQICEMIHSHERVTKKEARARALQLLKDMGIPNPEKRIDQYPHEFSGGMRQRAMIAMAMSCKPKVLIADEPTTALDVTIQAQIFELMKHLKEEYNTAIMLITHDMGVVCELADDVAVMYMGNIIESGTAQEVLGSPAHPYTKALLKSIPILGKGAKQEIYPIQGSTPDPYDRPSGCQFAPRCEYACAACDGKMPEEAIVEGTHMVRCSRYKEVLTDAR is encoded by the coding sequence ATGAAGAAAGAACAGGATGTAATTATTTCAGTGAACAATCTGAAAACATATTTTTATACCAACCAGCGCTGCAATAAGGCGATTAATGGAGTATCTATGGAAATTAAGAGGGGAAAAACTCTATGTATTGTTGGAGAATCCGGTTGTGGAAAAAGTGTAACAGCAACCTCTATTATGCAGCTTTTACCGAAGCTTTCCCGTATTGAAGAGGGAGAAATTATCTACCATAGTGAAGATGGGCGTGGAGATATACATATTGAAAGCCTGGAACGGAATGGAAAGCAGATGCGTTCTTTGAGAGGTCATGACATTGCTATGATCTTTCAGGACCCTATGACTGCCTTGAATCCGGTATATACCATCGGCTGGCAAATCTGCGAGATGATCCATTCTCATGAGAGGGTGACGAAAAAAGAAGCAAGAGCAAGAGCGCTACAGCTTTTAAAGGATATGGGAATCCCGAATCCGGAAAAAAGGATTGACCAATACCCTCATGAATTTTCGGGAGGTATGCGTCAGCGTGCTATGATTGCTATGGCTATGAGCTGCAAGCCTAAGGTGTTAATTGCAGATGAACCGACTACCGCCTTGGATGTGACGATTCAAGCGCAAATTTTTGAATTGATGAAGCATTTAAAGGAGGAATACAATACTGCCATTATGCTGATCACCCATGACATGGGTGTGGTATGTGAGTTGGCTGATGACGTGGCAGTTATGTATATGGGAAATATCATTGAAAGCGGAACGGCTCAGGAGGTTTTAGGCTCTCCGGCCCACCCCTATACAAAAGCGCTTTTAAAGTCAATCCCTATTTTGGGAAAGGGCGCGAAACAAGAGATTTATCCGATTCAGGGCTCCACACCAGATCCCTATGATCGCCCCAGCGGCTGCCAGTTTGCTCCCAGATGCGAGTATGCCTGTGCGGCATGTGATGGAAAGATGCCTGAGGAAGCCATAGTAGAGGGGACTCATATGGTGCGTTGCAGCAGATATAAGGAGGTGTTAACAGATGCCAGATAA
- a CDS encoding ABC transporter permease, whose translation MSKQSRLNRKFDRIKRLEESGELKRRKQGNRALRKLLNNRLAIVGGAIFLVILISCIFAPFLASHSPTAVDMKAILKMPSGNHPFGTDKLGRDVFARVLYGGRMSIAIGFGSALGCAVIGVLAGCYSGYRGGRFDQFMVRISEIFMSIPQLILVLMLVSILGQSAKNIVIIFIICGWGSSYRMARSQVLSIREEEYVQSLRVFGLNPFVICYKHILPNALSPIIVNITLSTAMFILEEAALSFLGLGVPLEVPTWGNILNAAQDLYTLENSWWLWLPTGIVVSLFVMSINFLGDGIRDTTDPTQQG comes from the coding sequence GTGTCAAAACAATCCAGATTAAATCGCAAGTTTGATAGAATAAAAAGACTGGAGGAGTCCGGTGAATTAAAAAGAAGGAAGCAGGGGAATCGAGCCTTAAGAAAGCTTCTGAATAACCGCCTAGCCATCGTGGGGGGAGCTATTTTTCTGGTTATTCTGATAAGCTGTATTTTTGCTCCCTTTCTGGCCTCCCATTCTCCAACGGCAGTAGATATGAAGGCTATTTTAAAGATGCCTTCAGGAAATCACCCTTTTGGAACGGATAAATTAGGAAGAGATGTATTTGCCAGAGTATTGTACGGAGGACGTATGTCCATCGCTATCGGCTTTGGAAGCGCGCTTGGCTGTGCTGTCATTGGAGTTTTGGCAGGATGTTACAGCGGCTACAGGGGAGGGAGGTTTGACCAGTTCATGGTTCGGATTTCGGAGATTTTTATGTCCATTCCGCAGCTTATTCTGGTTCTGATGCTGGTATCAATCTTAGGGCAGAGCGCAAAGAATATTGTAATTATATTTATAATTTGCGGCTGGGGTTCATCCTACCGTATGGCAAGATCCCAGGTGCTGTCTATCCGTGAGGAGGAATATGTCCAGTCTTTAAGGGTTTTTGGGCTGAATCCATTTGTTATCTGTTATAAGCATATCCTGCCAAATGCCTTAAGTCCGATTATAGTAAATATAACCTTAAGTACGGCTATGTTTATTCTTGAAGAGGCGGCGCTGAGTTTTTTAGGTCTGGGCGTTCCCCTGGAGGTTCCTACCTGGGGAAATATTTTAAATGCTGCTCAGGATTTATATACGTTAGAAAATAGCTGGTGGTTGTGGCTTCCAACGGGTATTGTGGTTTCTCTCTTCGTTATGAGTATTAACTTTTTAGGTGATGGAATCCGGGATACAACCGATCCCACGCAGCAGGGTTAG
- a CDS encoding ABC transporter permease, translating to MLKYTVKKILGMIPMLLIITFIIYWLLDLTPGDPTSYLMDPESLARLTNEQMAALRAQYGLDDPFVIRYFKWLFRILQGDFGYSTSSGVPVIQIMAQRLPATLELAVAALLISTALGSILGVLGAIYKGSIGDNVLTVAGMIGVSIPQFFFGVCAILIFALNLGWLPVGGRTDTNAVTFLDRAKYMVLPALVLGVSMTAGVMRYARSSMLDTMNKDYIKTARSKGIPEWRVNLIHGFRVSLTPVIVLIGFRLPTLIAGSVVIETVFQWPGIGSAFNTAVRSQNYNLVMMLALLFVFMTLFASTFVDIMTAALDPRVKLNG from the coding sequence ATGCTTAAGTATACAGTGAAAAAAATCCTGGGAATGATTCCGATGCTGCTGATTATTACCTTTATCATCTATTGGCTGTTAGATTTGACGCCAGGAGATCCTACCTCTTATTTAATGGATCCGGAATCCCTAGCCCGGTTAACGAATGAACAAATGGCAGCTTTAAGGGCACAGTATGGATTAGATGATCCCTTTGTTATAAGATATTTTAAGTGGTTGTTCCGAATTTTACAGGGAGATTTTGGTTATAGTACCTCCAGCGGAGTTCCGGTTATTCAAATTATGGCGCAAAGACTTCCTGCTACGCTGGAGCTGGCAGTGGCGGCCTTATTGATTTCCACCGCTCTTGGAAGTATTCTGGGAGTGTTAGGTGCTATTTATAAAGGAAGCATTGGAGACAATGTTCTGACTGTGGCAGGTATGATTGGAGTTTCGATTCCCCAGTTTTTCTTTGGCGTATGCGCTATTTTAATTTTTGCTTTGAATTTAGGGTGGCTGCCGGTTGGAGGGCGTACGGATACCAATGCAGTAACCTTTTTAGATCGTGCAAAATACATGGTATTACCAGCTCTTGTGCTGGGAGTTTCTATGACTGCGGGTGTAATGCGATATGCCAGAAGCAGTATGCTGGATACGATGAATAAAGATTACATAAAAACTGCAAGAAGTAAAGGGATACCGGAATGGAGGGTAAATCTGATACATGGATTCAGGGTGTCTCTTACTCCTGTAATTGTATTAATTGGTTTCCGCCTGCCAACGCTGATCGCAGGTTCCGTAGTAATTGAAACAGTATTTCAGTGGCCAGGAATAGGAAGTGCGTTTAATACTGCAGTACGTTCTCAAAACTATAACCTGGTTATGATGTTAGCCCTGCTCTTTGTATTTATGACCTTGTTTGCCAGTACCTTTGTTGATATTATGACGGCGGCTCTGGACCCAAGGGTGAAGCTGAACGGATAG
- a CDS encoding ABC transporter substrate-binding protein translates to MKKKLFSLIFAASISMALLAGCGGGQETATGTGIKAEGGTEAMPAGEAGVLYSNGGPTEFFETPWLNPGTYMYNKTLYARLLLADENLSPISGEGELASSYEMAEDGSYLKFTLRDGITWHDGAPITAEEIQWNIEYALKTTVLNSVFRSAFEAIEGSGAYLDGSAEHISGIVVDGNTITLNFDRVAPDALLVFTQFAPLPKKYLADVDPVSLQQAEYFQHPIGSGPFKVEEVQMGNYTILAPFEGYYGGVANYKIHLNPSAGDSDPNFVTNAKAGKLDYAYTKNIADVQALEGQAGITLDKVDVRYTRLFYVNKFPNADGTPGALSDIRVRQAIAYAIDMAAICEGVMNGAGVPANSLTPDGSDKVDGLNNYDYNPEKAKQLLAEVGWDSNREIKVVYYYTDQATQDLMAVIQQYLAEVGIKMNASLVEGDLATILWKAPEDPVNGPRAVDWDMCYAANAALSLHEYYDRYATGYSINSHTPGDPKLDELIAATNASADAEVQKKAFFELQKYENETLFEIPLYYQPIYLLHSDRVEGIEAIGNPQFNFNWGVQNWVVK, encoded by the coding sequence ATGAAAAAGAAACTGTTCTCTTTGATTTTTGCAGCGTCTATAAGTATGGCTCTTCTAGCAGGCTGCGGCGGTGGACAGGAGACTGCAACAGGAACAGGGATAAAAGCAGAAGGAGGTACGGAAGCAATGCCTGCGGGCGAGGCAGGAGTGCTTTACTCTAATGGAGGACCTACAGAGTTCTTTGAAACCCCTTGGTTAAATCCGGGAACTTATATGTATAATAAAACTTTGTATGCTCGTTTACTGCTTGCAGACGAGAATTTATCTCCTATATCCGGTGAGGGAGAGCTGGCTTCCAGCTATGAAATGGCAGAAGATGGTTCTTATTTAAAATTCACCTTAAGAGATGGGATAACCTGGCATGATGGGGCGCCAATTACAGCAGAAGAAATTCAATGGAATATTGAGTATGCGTTAAAGACAACCGTATTAAACTCCGTATTTCGCTCCGCTTTTGAAGCCATAGAAGGCTCTGGCGCTTATTTAGATGGAAGTGCGGAACATATTTCCGGTATTGTAGTTGACGGAAATACGATTACGTTAAACTTCGATAGGGTAGCTCCTGATGCATTGCTGGTATTTACACAATTTGCGCCATTGCCGAAAAAATATCTGGCAGATGTGGATCCTGTGAGCCTGCAGCAGGCAGAGTACTTCCAGCATCCGATTGGTTCCGGCCCTTTTAAAGTGGAGGAGGTGCAGATGGGGAATTATACAATATTGGCACCTTTTGAAGGATACTACGGTGGAGTGGCAAACTACAAAATCCACTTAAATCCCAGCGCCGGAGATTCGGATCCTAACTTTGTTACAAATGCAAAAGCTGGAAAGCTGGATTATGCATACACAAAAAACATTGCTGACGTGCAGGCACTAGAAGGGCAGGCAGGTATTACATTGGATAAAGTGGATGTGCGTTATACAAGGCTTTTCTATGTGAATAAATTCCCTAATGCGGATGGAACTCCAGGTGCTCTTTCGGATATTAGAGTACGCCAGGCGATTGCTTATGCAATCGATATGGCCGCTATCTGTGAAGGCGTTATGAATGGGGCAGGCGTTCCTGCCAATAGTTTAACCCCTGACGGATCGGATAAGGTGGATGGATTAAATAATTACGATTACAATCCTGAGAAAGCAAAACAGCTATTAGCGGAAGTGGGCTGGGATTCTAATAGAGAGATTAAAGTAGTTTACTACTATACAGATCAGGCAACTCAGGATTTAATGGCAGTTATCCAGCAGTATCTTGCGGAAGTTGGAATTAAGATGAATGCAAGCCTGGTAGAGGGAGACCTTGCAACAATCCTTTGGAAAGCGCCGGAGGATCCGGTCAATGGACCTAGAGCGGTAGACTGGGATATGTGTTATGCGGCAAATGCGGCGCTGTCCTTACATGAGTACTATGACAGATACGCAACCGGCTACTCTATTAATTCACACACGCCTGGCGATCCAAAGCTGGATGAATTAATTGCTGCAACAAATGCTTCTGCAGATGCGGAGGTACAGAAAAAGGCGTTCTTTGAATTGCAGAAATACGAAAACGAAACATTATTTGAAATCCCATTATATTACCAGCCAATCTATTTGTTACATAGTGATAGAGTAGAAGGAATTGAGGCGATTGGTAATCCACAGTTTAATTTTAACTGGGGAGTTCAGAACTGGGTTGTAAAGTAA
- the ltrA gene encoding group II intron reverse transcriptase/maturase: METKLARISQLSSEHPEMVFTSIGHLINKELLKECHKEMDGKKAVGIDGITKEDYEVNLEENLDELIRKMKKKAYKPKPAKRVEIPKENGKTRPLSISCYEDKLVQEALRRILEAVFEPHFYEEMMGFRPGRNCHMALRRLNGMLEREKTNWVLDADIKGFFDHLDHEWIVKFIESRIKDPTIIRLVRRMLKAGIMRDFRYEETEEGAGQGSDCSPVIANIYMHYVLIWWFREKVQPVMRGYAGLVVYADDFVGCFQYKSDAEIFYEHLKRRMKYFGLELEESKTRLIEFGRFAESNRKDRGKGRPETFTFLGFTHYCSHGRTGKFRVKRKTSKKKLAKKSREINAMIRDMRFLEINRIVKKLNEVLTGYYHYYGITDNSRSLNSFNNVVWFRLFYWLNRRSQRRSYTKEGYKELMRQFPLVRPRIYVSIYG; this comes from the coding sequence ATGGAAACGAAATTGGCGAGAATATCACAGTTGTCAAGCGAACATCCGGAAATGGTATTTACGTCCATAGGGCATCTGATTAATAAAGAGTTACTGAAAGAATGCCACAAGGAGATGGATGGAAAGAAAGCGGTAGGAATTGATGGAATTACCAAAGAGGACTACGAAGTAAATTTGGAAGAAAACTTAGATGAATTAATCAGGAAAATGAAGAAGAAGGCATACAAGCCCAAACCGGCAAAACGGGTGGAAATACCAAAAGAAAATGGAAAGACCCGCCCGCTCAGTATATCCTGCTATGAGGATAAGTTAGTACAGGAAGCGCTAAGGCGAATACTGGAAGCAGTGTTCGAGCCCCATTTCTACGAAGAAATGATGGGATTCCGCCCAGGAAGGAACTGCCACATGGCATTAAGGAGACTGAATGGGATGCTGGAAAGGGAAAAGACGAATTGGGTGCTGGACGCAGACATTAAAGGGTTTTTCGACCATTTAGACCATGAATGGATAGTAAAGTTCATAGAATCGCGGATAAAAGACCCGACCATTATCAGACTGGTAAGACGGATGCTGAAAGCGGGAATCATGAGAGATTTCAGATATGAGGAGACAGAAGAAGGGGCAGGCCAAGGCTCGGACTGCTCCCCGGTCATAGCCAATATATATATGCACTATGTGCTGATATGGTGGTTCAGGGAGAAAGTACAGCCAGTGATGAGAGGATATGCGGGGCTGGTAGTCTATGCGGATGATTTTGTGGGATGCTTCCAATATAAATCAGATGCAGAAATATTTTATGAACACTTAAAGCGCAGAATGAAGTACTTTGGACTAGAATTGGAGGAAAGCAAGACAAGGTTGATTGAATTTGGCCGATTCGCAGAAAGTAACCGGAAAGACCGGGGAAAAGGGAGGCCGGAGACGTTCACATTCCTGGGATTCACGCATTACTGTTCGCATGGCAGGACGGGAAAGTTCAGAGTAAAGAGGAAAACCAGTAAGAAAAAGCTTGCAAAGAAAAGCAGGGAAATAAACGCCATGATAAGAGACATGAGGTTTCTGGAGATAAACAGGATAGTAAAGAAACTAAATGAAGTACTGACTGGTTATTATCATTATTACGGAATTACTGACAATTCAAGAAGCCTGAACTCATTCAATAATGTGGTATGGTTTAGGTTATTCTACTGGCTGAACAGAAGAAGTCAGAGAAGGAGCTATACGAAGGAAGGATATAAGGAACTAATGAGACAGTTCCCGCTTGTGCGGCCACGTATTTATGTCAGTATATACGGATAA